Proteins from a single region of Desulfitibacter alkalitolerans DSM 16504:
- the rpmE gene encoding 50S ribosomal protein L31, giving the protein MKKDIHPKYEATTITCACGMVIDTKSTSKDIRVELCSKCHPFYTGSKQRMVEKGGRVERFKKKYGMDG; this is encoded by the coding sequence ATGAAAAAAGATATTCACCCAAAATATGAGGCAACAACAATAACTTGTGCATGTGGTATGGTTATTGATACCAAATCTACTAGTAAAGACATTAGGGTCGAATTATGCTCAAAATGCCATCCTTTCTACACCGGTTCAAAGCAGCGTATGGTTGAAAAAGGTGGCCGGGTTGAAAGATTTAAAAAGAAATACGGTATGGATGGGTAA
- the prfA gene encoding peptide chain release factor 1, producing MFDKLESIEKKYDELTMMMTDTNVLSNQKELQRVAKAHSDLQEIVSTYRAYKKAERDYIEADSLIKEGGLEPDFKEMVEMEKEEAAETKKNLTEKLRILLLPKDPNDSKNVIMEIRAGAGGDEAALFAGDLFKLYVKYAENKGWKVEVLSAHETDIGGFKEVAFLIEGNGAYSLLKYESGVHRVQRIPSTESGGRIHTSTATVAVLPEAEEVDVEIDPNDLRIDVFCSSGPGGQSVNTTQSAVRVTHIPSGIVVSCQDEKSQLKNKEKALKVLRAKLYEKAQEEQQQAMAGNRKSQVGTGDRSERIRTFNYPQGRVTDHRIGLTLHKLDMILLGDIQEIIDALIAHDQSEQLKDVE from the coding sequence ATGTTTGACAAGTTGGAAAGCATAGAAAAAAAGTATGATGAATTGACCATGATGATGACAGATACAAATGTTCTATCAAATCAAAAGGAGCTGCAGAGGGTTGCTAAAGCCCATTCCGATCTCCAGGAGATTGTCAGTACTTACCGTGCTTATAAAAAAGCTGAAAGAGATTATATTGAGGCTGATAGTCTTATAAAAGAAGGAGGCCTTGAGCCTGACTTTAAAGAAATGGTAGAAATGGAAAAGGAAGAAGCGGCAGAAACCAAGAAAAACCTTACTGAAAAACTGAGAATTCTTCTTTTGCCCAAGGATCCTAACGATAGTAAAAACGTTATCATGGAGATTAGAGCTGGAGCAGGTGGAGATGAAGCTGCCCTATTTGCAGGAGATTTATTTAAGCTCTATGTTAAATATGCTGAAAACAAGGGCTGGAAAGTAGAGGTCTTAAGCGCTCATGAAACGGATATTGGAGGCTTTAAAGAGGTTGCATTCTTAATTGAGGGTAATGGGGCCTACAGCCTGTTAAAATATGAAAGTGGAGTTCATAGGGTTCAAAGAATTCCTTCAACAGAATCGGGAGGCAGAATCCATACATCTACTGCAACTGTTGCGGTTTTGCCTGAGGCTGAAGAAGTGGATGTTGAGATTGACCCTAATGACCTAAGGATAGATGTGTTCTGTTCAAGTGGCCCTGGCGGTCAGTCAGTAAATACTACCCAATCTGCCGTTAGGGTTACACATATACCTTCAGGTATAGTTGTATCCTGTCAGGATGAAAAATCCCAGCTAAAGAATAAGGAAAAGGCTCTAAAGGTACTAAGGGCCAAGCTTTATGAAAAAGCCCAGGAAGAACAGCAGCAGGCAATGGCAGGAAACAGAAAGAGCCAGGTAGGCACTGGTGACAGAAGTGAAAGGATACGCACCTTTAATTACCCACAGGGCAGGGTAACTGATCATAGAATAGGCTTGACACTACACAAGCTTGACATGATACTCCTGGGAGATATACAAGAGATTATTGATGCCCTGATAGCTCATGATCAGTCAGAGCAGCTAAAAGACGTGGAGTAA
- a CDS encoding peptidoglycan DD-metalloendopeptidase family protein → MYHHKLKMILGILLGIFMVIAFTASDVSANDINTMTQQLLSSGQVDPDTAARVNTYTALYQVKPGDTLWDIAYKYGTDWEIIAAMNNLSQNSIRPGQVLVLPVEREVVYTVQRGDFLNKIAGMFNVTVDEIARVNGIKNPNILAIGQELIIPGVQNSFPVASSDNTRLRSVATANRGSAVNFLWPCVGQITSTFGPRNNGFHHGLDIAAPRGVDVKAARSGRVEFAGWLNVYGRTVIINHGNGYQTLYAHNNQLLVREGQNVVAGERIATIGATGNATGPHVHFEVIVDGKRVDPMRFLRN, encoded by the coding sequence ATGTATCACCATAAGCTAAAAATGATCCTTGGCATTCTGCTGGGAATATTCATGGTTATAGCTTTTACAGCTTCTGATGTATCAGCTAATGATATTAACACCATGACACAGCAGCTGCTGTCGTCAGGACAGGTAGATCCTGATACAGCGGCAAGGGTCAATACCTATACAGCCTTGTATCAGGTAAAGCCAGGAGATACTTTATGGGACATTGCTTACAAGTATGGAACAGACTGGGAAATAATTGCAGCAATGAACAATTTATCCCAAAATTCTATTAGACCAGGACAGGTACTGGTGCTTCCAGTAGAGAGAGAAGTAGTCTACACAGTACAAAGGGGCGATTTTTTAAACAAGATTGCTGGAATGTTTAATGTAACAGTGGATGAAATTGCAAGGGTTAATGGAATAAAAAATCCAAATATTTTAGCCATTGGGCAGGAGCTTATTATTCCAGGAGTCCAAAACTCATTTCCTGTAGCTAGTTCTGACAATACCAGACTCAGGAGTGTAGCGACAGCCAATCGTGGTTCAGCAGTTAACTTTTTATGGCCGTGTGTGGGCCAAATAACTTCTACTTTTGGGCCGAGAAATAATGGTTTTCACCATGGATTGGATATTGCTGCCCCAAGAGGGGTAGATGTAAAGGCTGCACGCAGCGGCAGGGTAGAATTTGCCGGCTGGCTTAATGTCTATGGAAGGACAGTAATAATTAACCATGGAAATGGCTATCAAACACTCTATGCACATAATAATCAGCTTCTGGTAAGAGAGGGCCAAAACGTGGTGGCTGGAGAAAGGATTGCTACTATTGGAGCAACTGGCAATGCCACAGGACCCCATGTGCATTTTGAGGTAATAGTTGATGGTAAAAGGGTTGATCCCATGAGGTTTTTAAGAAACTAA